From a region of the Sesamum indicum cultivar Zhongzhi No. 13 linkage group LG3, S_indicum_v1.0, whole genome shotgun sequence genome:
- the LOC105159402 gene encoding fructose-1,6-bisphosphatase, cytosolic, which yields MDHARDAHRTDLMTITRFVLNEQSKHPASRGDFTILLNHIVLGCKFVCSAVNKAGLAKLIGLAGDTNVQGEEQKKLDVLSNEVFIKALISSGRTCVLVSEEDEEATFVEPSRRGKYCVMFDPLDGSSNIDCGVSIGTIFGIYMVKDEGKPKIDDVLQPGKNMVAAGYCMYGSSCMFVLSTGTGVNGFTLDPSLGEFILTHPNIKIPKKGKIYSVNEGNAKNWDSPTTKYVEKCKFPTDGAPAKSLRYVGSMVADVHRTLLYGGIFLYPADKKSPNGKLRVLYEVFPMSFLMEQAGGQAFTGKQRALDLVPKKIHERSPIFLGSYDDIEEIKALYAAEEQK from the exons ATGGATCACGCGAGGGATGCCCACCGGACGGATTTGATGACGATTACACGATTTGTATTGAACGAGCAGTCAAAGCACCCGGCTTCCCGCGGAGACTTCACCATCTTGCTCAATCACATTGTTCTTGGCTGCAAGTTTGTGTGCTCTGCCGTTAACAAG GCAGGTTTGGCCAAACTCATCGGGCTTGCAGGAGACACCAATGTGCAG GGTGAAGAGCAGAAGAAACTGGATGTGCTATCGAATGAAGTTTTCATCAAGGCATTGATCAGCAGTGGCCGAACT TGTGTCCTTGTTTCGGAAGAGGATGAAGAGGCAACGTTTGTCGAGCCTTCTAGGCGTGGAAA GTACTGTGTTATGTTTGACCCATTGGATGGATCGTCTAACATCGATTGTGGTGTTTCCATTGGAACT ATATTTGGCATTTACATGGTCAAAGATGAAGGGAAACCAAAGATAGATGATGTGCTGCAGCCTGGTAAGAATATGGTAGCTGCAGGCTACTGCATGTATGGAAGCTCTTGCATG TTTGTGTTGAGCACTGGAACTGGAGTCAATGGATTCACTCTCGACCCGTCCCTTGGAGAGTTCATATTGACTCATCCAAATATTAAG ATACCGAAGAAAGGTAAAATTTATTCGGTTAACGAAGGAAACGCCAAGAACTGGGATAGCCCGACAACAAAGTATGTAGAAAAATGCAAGTTCCCCACAGACGGGGCACCAGCAAAATCTTTGAGATATGTTGGAAG CATGGTTGCTGATGTCCATCGTACATTACTTTATGGAGGCATCTTTCTGTACCCTGCTGATAAGAAAAGCCCAAATGGAAAACTGCG AGTCCTGTATGAAGTTTTCCCTATGTCGTTCTTGATGGAGCAAGCAGGAGGACAAGCGTTTACAGGGAAGCAACGG GCGCTTGATTTGGTTCCCAAGAAGATACACGAGCGTTCACCGATATTCCTTGGTAGCTATGACGACATTGAGGAGATTAAAGCATTGTATGCTGCTGAAGAGCAGAAATAA